A stretch of the Rosa rugosa chromosome 5, drRosRugo1.1, whole genome shotgun sequence genome encodes the following:
- the LOC133709375 gene encoding uncharacterized protein LOC133709375, with amino-acid sequence MASTYDVNGIPTVTLNTIQLLIGYNYKKWRNQVDFYLAMNQNMDLCLTEDEPEKLTSDSSDEERKFFKEWHKANKMAKNVIRTTMSDTVRGSIEEPDLAMDYLYAIHDMYRESDKGEAARLAKEFNELKYTGTGKVREHIMKLIEINAQLRDLNMGVTDDHVVHAALHSLPNSFSQLRTSYNAQKKKWSLKELIVICVDEEDRMRK; translated from the exons ATGGCCTCAACTTATGATGTCAATG GAATCCCTACTGTGACCTTGAACACCATTCAGCTCCTAATTGGCTATAACTACAAgaagtggagaaaccaagtagatttTTATCTAGCCATGAACCAGAACATGGACCTTTGCCTAACTGAGGATGAACCGGAGAAGCTTACTAGTGACAGTTCAGATGAAGAGAGGAAATTTTTTAAGGAGTGGCATAAGGCTAATAAGATGGCAAAGAATGTGATTAGGACTACTATGTCAGACACAGTTAGAGGTAGCATAGAAGAACCTGATTTAGCCATGGATTACCTGTATGCCATCCATGACATGTACAGAGAAAGTGATAAGGGTGAGGCTGCTAGATTGGCAAAGGAATTTAACGAGCTTAAGTACACTGGTACAGGGAAAGTGAGAGAGCATATCATGAAGCTAATTGAGATTAATGCTCAGCTTAGGGACCTAAACATGGGGGTCACTGATGATCATGTAGTGCATGCTGCACTGCATTCCTTGCCAAATAGTTTTAGCCAACTCAGGACTAGCTACAATgctcaaaagaaaaaatggagTCTTAAGGAGCTGATTGTCATATGTGTAGATGAGGAAGACAGGATGAGAAAATAG